A single region of the Alosa alosa isolate M-15738 ecotype Scorff River chromosome 6, AALO_Geno_1.1, whole genome shotgun sequence genome encodes:
- the LOC125296414 gene encoding kinetochore-associated protein DSN1 homolog, with product MAEQVQEKSADRSLRNENHGQTQNEVESEENSKATKRSLCDDPSSEPPKKSSRSASPSKESLVSGVDDDLEEPKVPLPEDTITKTKEGSELSPRSKRKSWRRSTRSRRSLPLFSGAIQNLCKSISPSLPDEERLEKLMEAAMNMAVEKLQKTLVTLPGADVEKFQTQVESLKNGWACVAKQIREQSQLEEKRKKNTKSDPNIERALALSRNAITRLETESALWDSLLEKHQSKAEELAKLIEKGERLPLDPSRMAQSSQSALIQCKPDYCNILSRQQQRLHTVELVLDAQCKLFKELLSFQEQCELLVKEISSKLADEAGFQDLPCPVRNLLKGPVASTSS from the exons ATGGCGGAGCAGGTTCAGGAAAAGTCTGCCGATAGAAG CCTCAGAAATGAGAACCATGGCCAGACCCAAAACGAG GTGGAGTCAGAAGAAAACTCCAAGGCAACCAAAAGAAGTCTTTGTGATGATCCCAGCTCTGAGCCACCTAAGAAATCTTCTCGTTCAGCATCACCCTCTAAAGAGTCCTTAGTGTCAGGGGTAGACGATGATTTAGAAGAACCAAAGGTTCCTTTGCCAGAAGACACAATTACTAAAACCAAGGAAGGTTCCGAACTGAGTCCTCGCTCAAAAAGGAAATCTTGGAGGAGGTCAACACGAAGCAGACGCTCCCTGCCTTTATTTTCTGGTGCCATTCAAA ACTTGTGTAAATCTATAAGTCCATCCTTACCAGACGAGGAGAGGCTTGAAAAATTAATGgaagctgctatgaat ATGGCTGTGGAGAAGCTTCAGAAGACCCTTGTCACTTTGCCAGGTGCTGATGTAGAAAAGTTCCAAACACAAG TGGAGTCCTTAAAGAATGGCTGGGCCTGTGTGGCGAAACAAATACGCGAACAAAGCCAGctagaagaaaaaagaaaaaaaaataccaaaAG TGACCCTAATATTGAGAGAGCCTTGGCGCTGTCCAGGAATGCTATCACCAG GTTGGAAACAGAAAGTGCATTGTGGGACTCTCTCCTTGAAAAGCATCAGTCAAAAGCTGAAGAGCTGGCAAA GCTAATAGAGAAGGGCGAGCGTTTGCCGTTAGACCCCAGCCGCATGGCCCAGTCCTCACAGAGTGCACTGATTCAATGTAAACCAGACTACTGCAACATCCTCTCCAGACAACAGCAGCGTCTCCACACTGTGGAACTGGTG ctGGACGCCCAGTGTAAACTGTTTAAGGAACTGCTGTCTTTCCAGGAACAGTGTGAGCTACTCGTAAAGGAGATAAGCAGCAAACTTG CTGATGAGGCTGGATTCCAGGATCTGCCTTGTCCTGTCAGAAACCTTCTTAAAGGACCTGTGGCTAGCACGTCATCTTAA